A section of the Serratia liquefaciens ATCC 27592 genome encodes:
- a CDS encoding DNA-binding transcriptional regulator — MMHCPLCGSVAHTRSSRYLSEATKERYHQCQNINCSCTFATHESVARVIVKPGDIVPAQPHPEKSKQRAAAL; from the coding sequence ATGATGCACTGTCCACTCTGCGGTAGCGTGGCCCATACTCGCTCCAGCCGTTATCTGAGCGAAGCGACCAAAGAGCGCTATCACCAATGCCAAAACATTAACTGCAGCTGTACCTTTGCCACGCACGAGTCTGTCGCTCGCGTGATTGTAAAGCCTGGCGATATCGTTCCTGCACAGCCACATCCGGAAAAAAGCAAACAGCGCGCCGCGGCGCTGTAA
- the rpsP gene encoding 30S ribosomal protein S16 → MVTIRLARGGAKKRPFYQVVVTDSRNARDGRFIERVGFFNPIASGQAEALRLDLDRIEHWVGLGATVSDRVHALIKDAKKAA, encoded by the coding sequence ATGGTAACAATTCGTTTGGCACGTGGCGGCGCTAAAAAGCGTCCGTTCTATCAAGTAGTAGTGACCGACAGCCGCAATGCTCGTGATGGTCGTTTCATCGAGCGCGTAGGCTTCTTCAACCCGATCGCATCTGGTCAGGCTGAAGCACTGCGTCTGGACCTGGACCGCATCGAACATTGGGTCGGTCTGGGTGCAACCGTTTCTGATCGCGTTCACGCGCTGATCAAAGACGCTAAGAAAGCAGCTTAA
- the trmD gene encoding tRNA (guanosine(37)-N1)-methyltransferase TrmD, producing the protein MFIGIVSLFPEMFRAITDYGVTGRAVKNGLLSVQCWSPRDFTYDRHRTVDDRPYGGGPGMLMMVQPLREAIHAAKAAAGEGAKVIYLSPQGRKLDQTGVCELATNQKMILVCGRYEGVDERVIQTEIDEEWSIGDYVLSGGELPAMTLIDSVARFIPGVLGHQASAEEDSFVDGLLDCPHYTRPEVLEGMEVPPVLLSGNHAEIRRWRLKQSLGRTWLRRPELLESLALTDEQAVLLAEFQREHQAKQQDYEGNV; encoded by the coding sequence GTGTTCATTGGTATTGTAAGCCTGTTTCCTGAGATGTTCCGCGCAATCACCGATTACGGGGTGACTGGCCGGGCAGTAAAAAATGGCCTGCTGAGCGTGCAGTGTTGGAGTCCGCGTGACTTCACCTACGACCGGCATCGTACCGTGGACGATCGCCCTTATGGTGGTGGCCCGGGAATGTTGATGATGGTGCAACCCTTGCGGGAAGCCATTCATGCAGCAAAAGCAGCGGCAGGCGAGGGAGCAAAGGTGATTTATCTGTCACCTCAGGGGCGTAAGCTGGATCAAACCGGCGTATGCGAACTGGCGACCAACCAGAAGATGATTCTGGTGTGCGGTCGTTATGAAGGGGTAGACGAGCGCGTAATCCAAACCGAAATTGATGAAGAATGGTCAATCGGCGATTACGTACTCAGCGGCGGGGAACTGCCGGCAATGACCCTGATTGATTCAGTCGCCCGTTTTATACCGGGTGTGCTGGGCCATCAGGCCTCAGCAGAAGAAGATTCTTTTGTCGATGGATTGCTGGACTGCCCGCACTATACCCGTCCTGAGGTGTTGGAAGGGATGGAAGTTCCGCCAGTCTTACTGTCGGGCAACCATGCCGAGATACGTCGCTGGCGCTTAAAGCAGTCGCTGGGCCGTACCTGGCTTAGAAGACCTGAACTTCTAGAAAGCCTAGCTCTGACTGACGAGCAAGCGGTGTTGCTGGCTGAGTTCCAACGGGAACATCAGGCCAAGCAACAGGACTATGAAGGGAACGTCTGA
- a CDS encoding DUF481 domain-containing protein yields MLSLRARRAIPLFISCLTTFTSVSALADNTLFTAMDDPATAKKPFEGNVQAGYNSQSGNSQSSTLLANTSMTWFNSDAAYSLWGAANNTTSSNVRSSEKYQAGGRTRYNLSDRNYLFGQASWLSDRFNGYDSRSTLTGGYGRQILNGPLSDLRVEFGPGVRHDEYHGGGRSTKALAYGAANYSYQLTDNTKFSEGVSALANEETTLNSETALSVAINEKFALRLAYTVTYNSKPPASAPKNTDTTTSISLVYGL; encoded by the coding sequence ATGCTCTCTTTACGCGCTCGCCGCGCTATTCCGCTGTTCATTAGCTGCTTAACGACTTTCACCAGTGTTTCAGCCCTTGCCGACAATACGCTTTTCACCGCGATGGACGATCCGGCCACCGCCAAAAAACCGTTTGAAGGCAACGTCCAGGCCGGTTACAACTCGCAGTCAGGCAATTCACAAAGCTCTACCCTGTTGGCCAATACCAGCATGACCTGGTTCAACAGCGATGCCGCTTATAGCCTGTGGGGTGCGGCCAATAACACCACATCCTCCAACGTGCGCTCGTCAGAAAAGTATCAGGCCGGCGGCCGTACCCGTTATAACCTGTCCGATCGTAATTACCTGTTCGGTCAGGCGAGCTGGCTGAGCGATCGCTTCAACGGTTATGATTCCCGCTCGACGCTGACCGGCGGTTATGGTCGCCAAATCCTCAATGGGCCGCTTAGCGATCTGCGAGTTGAATTCGGTCCGGGCGTGCGTCACGACGAATACCATGGCGGTGGGCGTTCCACCAAAGCGCTGGCTTACGGTGCGGCCAACTATTCGTACCAGTTGACCGACAATACCAAGTTCTCTGAAGGCGTTTCCGCGCTGGCGAACGAAGAAACCACGCTGAACTCCGAAACTGCACTCAGCGTCGCCATTAACGAAAAGTTCGCGTTGCGTCTGGCTTACACCGTGACTTACAACAGCAAGCCTCCAGCCTCTGCGCCAAAGAATACCGACACCACCACTTCTATCAGCCTGGTGTACGGTTTGTAA
- the ffh gene encoding signal recognition particle protein, with translation MFENLTDRLSRTLRNISGRGRLTEENIKETLREVRMALLEADVALPVVRDFINRVKESAVGHEVNKSLTPGQEFVKIVKSELIAAMGEVNTELNLAAQPPAVVLMAGLQGAGKTTSVAKLGKFLKEKQKKKVLVVSADVYRPAAIKQLETLAESVGIDFFPSDVKEKPIDIVNRALQQAKLKFYDVLIVDTAGRLHVDEAMMDEIKQVHAAIKPVETLFVVDAMTGQDAANTAKAFNEALPLTGVVLTKVDGDARGGAALSIRHITGKPIKFLGVGEKTEALEPFHPDRVASRILGMGDVLSLIEDIESKVDREQAEKLANKLKKGDGFDLTDFLEQLKQMRNMGGMASMLSKLPGAGQLPDNVKSQMDDKVLVRMEAIINSMTLKERAKPEIIKGSRKRRIAMGSGMQVQDVNRLLKQFDEMQRMMKKMKKGGMAKMMRGMKGMMPPGFPGR, from the coding sequence ATGTTTGAAAATTTAACCGATCGTTTGTCGCGCACCCTGCGCAATATCAGCGGCCGTGGGCGGCTGACCGAAGAAAATATCAAGGAAACCCTGCGTGAAGTGCGCATGGCATTGCTGGAAGCGGACGTTGCGCTACCGGTCGTGCGGGACTTTATCAACCGTGTGAAAGAGAGCGCGGTAGGTCATGAAGTCAACAAAAGCCTGACGCCGGGGCAAGAGTTCGTCAAGATCGTCAAGAGCGAGCTGATTGCCGCGATGGGCGAAGTGAACACCGAGCTGAACCTGGCGGCGCAACCGCCGGCAGTGGTGCTGATGGCGGGCCTGCAGGGCGCCGGTAAAACTACCAGCGTCGCCAAGCTTGGTAAATTCCTGAAAGAAAAACAGAAGAAAAAAGTCCTGGTGGTTTCCGCCGACGTTTATCGCCCAGCGGCGATCAAACAGCTGGAAACCCTGGCGGAAAGCGTCGGCATCGACTTCTTCCCGTCTGATGTCAAAGAAAAACCGATCGACATCGTTAACCGTGCGCTGCAACAGGCCAAGCTGAAGTTCTACGACGTACTGATTGTCGATACCGCCGGCCGTTTGCACGTTGACGAAGCGATGATGGACGAAATCAAGCAGGTGCACGCGGCGATCAAGCCGGTGGAAACCCTGTTTGTGGTCGACGCCATGACCGGCCAGGATGCTGCCAACACGGCCAAGGCCTTTAATGAAGCATTACCGCTGACCGGTGTGGTACTGACCAAGGTCGACGGTGATGCGCGTGGCGGTGCCGCGTTGTCTATCCGTCACATCACGGGCAAGCCGATCAAGTTCCTCGGCGTGGGCGAGAAGACCGAAGCGCTGGAGCCCTTCCATCCGGACCGCGTGGCATCACGCATTCTGGGCATGGGCGATGTGCTGTCGCTGATCGAAGATATCGAAAGCAAAGTTGACCGCGAGCAGGCGGAGAAACTGGCTAACAAGCTGAAGAAAGGTGACGGTTTCGATCTGACCGACTTCCTGGAACAGCTGAAGCAGATGCGTAACATGGGCGGTATGGCCAGCATGCTGAGCAAATTACCTGGCGCCGGCCAACTGCCGGACAATGTGAAATCGCAAATGGACGACAAGGTTCTGGTGCGTATGGAAGCAATCATCAACTCGATGACGCTGAAAGAGCGCGCCAAACCGGAAATCATCAAAGGCTCGCGCAAGCGCCGCATTGCGATGGGTTCCGGTATGCAGGTGCAGGACGTTAACCGCTTGTTGAAGCAGTTCGACGAAATGCAGCGCATGATGAAAAAGATGAAGAAAGGCGGAATGGCGAAGATGATGCGCGGCATGAAAGGTATGATGCCGCCGGGCTTCCCAGGCCGCTGA
- the rplS gene encoding 50S ribosomal protein L19 — MSNIIKQIEQEQMKQDVPAFRPGDSVEVKVWVVEGSKKRLQAFEGVVIAIRNRGLHSAFTVRKISNGEGVERVFQTHSPVIDSITVKRRGAVRKAKLYYLRERTGKSARIKERLNRVG, encoded by the coding sequence ATGAGCAACATTATTAAGCAAATTGAACAAGAGCAGATGAAGCAAGACGTACCTGCATTCCGTCCGGGTGATTCCGTGGAAGTTAAGGTATGGGTCGTTGAAGGTAGCAAAAAACGTCTGCAGGCATTCGAGGGCGTGGTTATCGCTATCCGTAACCGCGGTCTGCACTCTGCATTCACTGTTCGTAAGATTTCCAACGGCGAAGGTGTTGAGCGTGTATTCCAGACTCACTCCCCAGTAATCGACAGCATTACTGTTAAACGTCGTGGTGCCGTTCGTAAAGCCAAACTGTACTATCTGCGTGAGCGTACTGGTAAGTCTGCTCGTATCAAAGAGCGTCTGAACCGCGTCGGCTAA
- the rimM gene encoding ribosome maturation factor RimM (Essential for efficient processing of 16S rRNA) — protein MSKQLKPVAPKQPIVLGKMGSTYGIRGWLRVFSSTENAESIFDYQPWFIQRAGQWQLVELEDWKRHSQDLIIKVKGVDDRDAANLLTNCEIQVDSEQLPPLVGDDYYWKDLMGCQVVTTTGYELGKVVDMMETGSNDVMVVKANLKDAFGMKERLVPFLHGQVIKKVDLTARVIEADWDPGF, from the coding sequence ATGAGCAAGCAACTCAAACCGGTAGCACCTAAGCAGCCGATTGTACTCGGTAAAATGGGGTCTACTTACGGCATTCGTGGTTGGCTCAGAGTATTTTCATCCACCGAGAACGCCGAAAGCATTTTTGACTATCAGCCGTGGTTTATCCAGCGGGCGGGTCAATGGCAGCTTGTCGAGTTGGAAGACTGGAAGCGCCACAGTCAGGATCTGATCATCAAAGTCAAAGGCGTTGATGATCGGGATGCTGCGAATCTACTGACCAATTGCGAAATTCAGGTGGATTCGGAACAACTTCCTCCGTTGGTGGGTGATGATTACTACTGGAAAGACCTTATGGGCTGCCAGGTAGTCACGACCACCGGTTACGAACTGGGTAAAGTCGTCGATATGATGGAAACCGGTTCAAACGACGTGATGGTAGTGAAAGCTAACCTGAAAGATGCGTTCGGCATGAAGGAGCGGTTGGTCCCGTTTCTTCATGGGCAGGTTATCAAGAAAGTCGATCTCACTGCTCGCGTGATTGAAGCAGATTGGGATCCTGGTTTTTGA